In Caballeronia sp. Lep1P3, a single genomic region encodes these proteins:
- a CDS encoding penicillin acylase family protein, giving the protein MNHTVRLAILGGLFAAILAGCASRPEANAPGNQTPYSAEIRRTQSGIPHVRAADWGSLGFGYGYAQAEDNLCTLADGFVTYRGERSAYFGADARASSPSIFGEPRNLDADFFFRLVDDDAAVARYRAAQPPDLRELIDGFASGYNRYVADLKAGGSPGAHASCRGAPWIGDIGPDDIYRRLIAANLAGGSARFVQAIAAAHPPKAASAASLDSNDLRHGVGDVAGIGSNALAFGAPITRDKRSILFGNPHWFWRGPDRFYQAQLTIPGRLDVAGVSFLGVPLVVLGFNENIAWTHTVSTGRRFGIYEITLDPADPTRYMFDGASQPMTPVPLTVRVRRADGALDSVSRTLYRTRFGPVVDLSAMNRTLGWNAQRAYALADVNADNVRSFENFFAWNQARSLDDFIAIQKRYAAIPWANTFAIGRGDARVWFADIGPIPGVPDALADACTTQTGRAVAGRMPGVPFLDGSKSACVWRTSAGSVTPGTLPVDRLPSLLRGDYVGNFNDSFWLTNANVPLAGYPRILGATREEQSLRTRYGHLLAARLQRERGGITREAVESAVLESRSMSEELYRQPLLDAVCTPGDMASTLNDACDVLRKWHGTAEIDARGANLWDELWRRLARIPPQRLFATPFDPSRPLATPSGLKVSDPAVVQDMRQALSGAALSLRLNGFALDSRRGDLLYTTRNGARVPLFGGCDEAGYFTVVCAGRPLDAKGYPMDASGEGDSYMQVVTFAGNAEGAQGAQGVEADTMLAPSESDDPASPHSGDATRLFAAKRWQRFPFTDEAIDADPAMTRVVVTGAR; this is encoded by the coding sequence ATGAACCACACCGTCAGGCTCGCGATTCTCGGCGGGCTCTTCGCCGCCATCCTCGCTGGCTGCGCCTCACGCCCCGAAGCGAACGCGCCGGGCAACCAGACGCCGTACAGCGCGGAAATCCGCCGCACGCAATCGGGCATTCCGCACGTCCGCGCAGCCGACTGGGGCAGTCTCGGCTTCGGATACGGCTACGCGCAGGCGGAGGACAATCTCTGCACGCTCGCCGATGGCTTCGTCACCTATCGCGGCGAGCGCTCAGCGTATTTCGGCGCGGACGCGCGCGCGTCGAGTCCGTCGATTTTCGGTGAGCCGCGCAATCTCGATGCCGACTTTTTCTTCCGCCTCGTCGACGACGATGCCGCCGTCGCCCGCTACCGCGCCGCGCAGCCACCGGACTTGCGCGAACTCATCGACGGTTTCGCGAGCGGCTATAACCGCTACGTCGCGGACCTCAAGGCCGGCGGCTCTCCCGGCGCGCACGCGTCATGCCGCGGCGCGCCGTGGATCGGCGACATCGGCCCGGACGACATCTATCGCCGGCTGATCGCGGCGAATCTCGCGGGCGGTTCGGCGCGCTTCGTGCAGGCAATCGCGGCGGCGCATCCACCGAAGGCGGCGAGCGCCGCATCGCTCGATTCGAATGACCTCCGGCACGGCGTCGGCGATGTCGCGGGCATCGGCAGCAACGCGCTCGCGTTCGGCGCGCCCATCACGCGCGACAAGCGCAGCATCCTGTTCGGCAATCCGCACTGGTTCTGGCGCGGCCCGGACCGCTTCTATCAGGCGCAACTCACGATTCCCGGCCGGCTCGACGTGGCGGGCGTGTCGTTTCTCGGCGTGCCGCTCGTCGTGCTCGGCTTCAACGAGAACATTGCGTGGACGCATACGGTGTCCACCGGGCGGCGTTTCGGCATCTACGAGATAACACTCGATCCCGCTGACCCGACGCGCTATATGTTCGACGGCGCAAGCCAGCCGATGACGCCCGTGCCGCTCACCGTGCGCGTGCGCCGCGCGGACGGCGCGCTCGACTCCGTGTCGCGCACGCTGTACCGCACGCGCTTCGGGCCGGTCGTCGACTTGTCCGCGATGAACCGCACGCTCGGCTGGAACGCGCAGCGTGCCTACGCGCTCGCCGACGTGAACGCGGACAACGTGCGCAGCTTCGAGAACTTCTTCGCGTGGAATCAGGCGCGCTCGCTGGACGATTTCATCGCGATTCAGAAGCGCTACGCGGCGATTCCGTGGGCGAACACCTTCGCGATAGGCCGTGGCGACGCGCGCGTGTGGTTCGCGGACATCGGCCCGATTCCGGGCGTGCCCGACGCGCTCGCCGATGCCTGCACGACGCAGACGGGACGCGCGGTCGCGGGCCGCATGCCGGGCGTGCCGTTCCTCGACGGCTCGAAGAGCGCGTGCGTCTGGCGCACGTCGGCGGGAAGCGTGACGCCGGGCACGCTGCCCGTCGACCGGTTGCCGAGCCTGCTGCGCGGCGATTACGTCGGCAATTTCAACGACAGCTTTTGGCTCACGAACGCGAACGTGCCGCTCGCGGGTTACCCGCGCATTCTCGGCGCGACGCGCGAAGAGCAGTCCTTGCGCACGCGTTACGGGCATCTGCTCGCCGCGCGGCTGCAGCGCGAGCGCGGCGGCATCACGCGCGAGGCGGTGGAATCGGCGGTGCTGGAATCGCGTTCCATGTCGGAAGAGTTGTACCGCCAGCCGCTCCTCGACGCGGTTTGCACACCGGGCGATATGGCGAGCACGCTCAACGATGCCTGCGACGTGCTGCGCAAATGGCACGGCACCGCCGAGATCGACGCGCGCGGCGCGAATCTATGGGACGAGCTGTGGCGGCGCCTCGCGCGCATCCCGCCGCAGCGTCTTTTTGCGACACCGTTCGATCCGTCGCGCCCGCTGGCGACGCCGAGCGGCCTGAAGGTGTCCGATCCAGCCGTCGTGCAGGACATGCGGCAGGCGCTGAGCGGCGCGGCGCTTTCGCTGCGATTGAACGGCTTCGCGCTCGATTCGCGGCGCGGCGACCTGCTTTACACGACGCGCAACGGCGCGCGCGTGCCGCTTTTCGGCGGCTGCGACGAGGCGGGTTATTTCACGGTCGTCTGCGCGGGACGGCCGCTCGACGCGAAGGGCTACCCGATGGACGCGAGCGGCGAGGGCGACAGTTACATGCAGGTCGTCACGTTCGCGGGGAACGCAGAGGGCGCTCAGGGCGCTCAGGGCGTGGAGGCGGACACGATGCTCGCGCCGTCCGAATCCGACGATCCCGCCTCGCCGCATTCCGGCGACGCGACGCGTCTCTTCGCCGCCAAGCGCTGGCAGCGCTTTCCGTTCACCGACGAAGCAATCGACGCCGATCCGGCCATGACGCGCGTCGTCGTCACCGGCGCGCGCTGA
- a CDS encoding M20 family metallopeptidase, which translates to MTTGDSTQHEEAVRLDSAALQEFVDRKWNDEIVPALTDYIAVPAKSPMFDADWARHGFIERVVTDAVDWVKAQPVKGLKVEIVRLTGRTPVIFFEAPATRSGSAETVVLYGHLDKQPEFEGWRSDLGPWTPKLEDGKLYGRGGADDGYATYASITALAALDAQGVERPRCVGIIETCEESGSYDLLPYIDALRERLGDVGLVICLDSGAGNYDQLWLTTSLRGLVAGDLEVQVLEEGLHSGGYGGIAPSTFRIMRQLFERLEDAATGNLLPKDFHCTIPAQRLREAEATAHILGDDVWKKLPWSCGQDGGSVLPTTTDPKEALLNSTWRPSLTVTGASGLPALADAGNVLAPRTAFKLSLRLPPLVEATEAVAQLKSLLEFDPPYNAKVTFKPEAGAATGWSAPELAPWLGSSLNDASRRHFGADVAYIGQGGTIPLMNTLKEGFPRSQFMVCGVLGPKSNAHGPNEFLHVPYARKLTAAVAEVIAAAP; encoded by the coding sequence ATGACTACTGGCGACAGCACTCAACACGAAGAAGCGGTACGGCTCGATTCCGCCGCGCTGCAGGAATTCGTCGACCGCAAATGGAACGACGAAATCGTTCCCGCGCTCACCGACTACATCGCGGTGCCCGCGAAAAGCCCCATGTTCGACGCGGACTGGGCACGGCACGGCTTCATCGAGCGCGTGGTGACGGACGCCGTCGACTGGGTCAAGGCGCAGCCGGTCAAGGGCCTGAAGGTTGAAATCGTGCGGCTCACGGGCCGCACGCCGGTGATCTTCTTCGAAGCGCCCGCGACGCGCTCGGGCAGCGCCGAAACCGTCGTGCTGTACGGCCATCTGGACAAGCAGCCGGAGTTCGAAGGCTGGCGCAGCGACCTCGGCCCGTGGACGCCCAAGCTCGAAGACGGCAAGCTCTACGGACGCGGCGGCGCCGACGACGGCTACGCCACCTACGCCAGCATCACCGCGCTCGCGGCACTGGATGCGCAGGGCGTCGAGCGGCCCCGCTGCGTCGGCATCATCGAGACCTGCGAGGAGTCGGGCAGCTACGACTTGCTGCCGTACATCGACGCGCTGCGCGAGCGCCTGGGCGATGTCGGCCTCGTCATCTGCCTCGATTCGGGCGCGGGCAACTACGATCAACTGTGGCTCACCACGTCGCTGCGCGGCCTCGTCGCGGGCGACCTCGAAGTGCAGGTGCTCGAAGAAGGGCTGCATTCGGGCGGCTACGGCGGCATCGCGCCGTCCACGTTTCGCATCATGCGGCAACTGTTCGAGCGCCTCGAAGACGCCGCGACCGGCAATCTGCTGCCGAAGGACTTCCATTGCACGATTCCCGCGCAACGCCTGCGCGAAGCCGAAGCAACGGCGCACATTCTCGGCGACGATGTCTGGAAAAAGCTGCCGTGGAGCTGCGGTCAGGACGGCGGCAGCGTCCTGCCGACCACGACCGATCCCAAGGAAGCGCTGCTCAATTCGACGTGGCGCCCTTCGCTGACGGTGACGGGCGCGTCGGGCCTGCCGGCGCTCGCGGATGCCGGCAACGTGCTCGCGCCGCGCACCGCGTTCAAGCTGTCGCTGCGTCTGCCGCCGCTCGTCGAAGCGACGGAGGCGGTCGCGCAGCTCAAGTCGCTGCTCGAATTCGATCCGCCTTACAACGCGAAGGTGACGTTCAAGCCCGAAGCGGGCGCGGCGACCGGATGGAGCGCGCCGGAGCTTGCGCCCTGGCTCGGCTCTTCGCTCAACGACGCGTCGCGCCGTCATTTCGGCGCCGACGTCGCATACATCGGGCAGGGCGGCACGATTCCACTCATGAACACGCTGAAAGAAGGCTTTCCGCGCTCGCAGTTCATGGTGTGCGGCGTGCTCGGCCCCAAGTCGAACGCGCACGGACCGAATGAATTCCTGCATGTGCCGTATGCGCGCAAGCTGACGGCGGCGGTGGCGGAGGTCATCGCGGCGGCGCCCTGA
- a CDS encoding malate/lactate/ureidoglycolate dehydrogenase — protein sequence MNQISKPELRINADTLNAYVRAIWEHAGSTPREAELVANHLVMANLSGHDSHGVGMIPRYVASLADGQLTLNTHAEIVRDAGAVLTVDGRKGFGQVVAYEAMEFGIERAKKFGVAAVGLRNAHHIGRIGHWAEQCADAGLVSFHFVNVAGDPLVAPFGGIDRRFGTNPFCAAYPRDGKRPLVLDFATAGIAYGKTRVAYNKGVQVAPGMLLDHEGRPTVEPKVMHEEPFGSLTAFGLHKGSGLAALCEIFGGALSGGYTTHESTLEKSSAIFNCMTSVILDPNAFDAPAAQAEAEAFLEWMKASPRAEGVDAIHAPGEPEEARRAERGANGVPIDPTTWKQIRESAQKSGMTEAEIVPFADALK from the coding sequence ATGAACCAAATCAGCAAACCCGAGCTGCGCATCAACGCCGACACGCTGAACGCCTATGTCCGCGCGATCTGGGAACATGCCGGCAGCACCCCGCGCGAAGCCGAACTGGTCGCGAATCACCTCGTGATGGCGAATCTGTCGGGCCACGATTCGCACGGCGTCGGCATGATTCCGCGCTACGTGGCGTCGCTGGCGGACGGCCAGCTCACGCTCAACACGCACGCCGAAATCGTCCGCGACGCGGGCGCGGTGCTGACCGTCGATGGACGCAAGGGCTTCGGGCAGGTCGTCGCTTACGAGGCGATGGAATTCGGCATCGAGCGCGCGAAGAAATTCGGCGTCGCGGCGGTCGGCCTGCGCAATGCGCATCACATCGGGCGCATCGGCCATTGGGCGGAGCAGTGCGCGGACGCGGGCCTCGTGTCGTTCCACTTCGTGAACGTCGCGGGCGATCCGCTCGTCGCGCCGTTCGGCGGCATCGACCGGCGTTTTGGCACGAACCCGTTCTGCGCCGCGTATCCGCGCGACGGCAAGCGCCCGCTGGTACTCGATTTCGCGACGGCGGGCATCGCTTACGGCAAGACGCGCGTTGCGTACAACAAGGGCGTGCAGGTCGCGCCGGGCATGCTGCTCGACCACGAAGGCCGCCCGACCGTCGAGCCGAAGGTGATGCACGAGGAGCCGTTCGGATCGCTCACGGCGTTCGGGCTGCACAAAGGCTCGGGTCTCGCCGCGCTGTGCGAGATTTTCGGCGGTGCGCTCTCGGGCGGCTACACGACGCACGAAAGCACGCTCGAGAAGTCGAGCGCGATCTTCAACTGCATGACTTCGGTGATCCTCGATCCCAACGCGTTCGATGCGCCCGCCGCGCAAGCCGAAGCGGAAGCATTCCTCGAATGGATGAAGGCTTCGCCGCGCGCGGAAGGCGTCGATGCGATCCACGCGCCCGGCGAGCCGGAAGAAGCGCGACGCGCGGAACGCGGCGCGAACGGCGTGCCGATCGACCCGACCACGTGGAAGCAGATTCGCGAATCCGCGCAGAAGTCGGGCATGACGGAGGCCGAGATCGTGCCTTTCGCCGACGCGCTGAAGTAA
- a CDS encoding NAD-dependent epimerase/dehydratase family protein: MNVFVTGAGGFIGGSIAAGLVRDGHRVRGLIRRAEQEEALKRAGIEPVVGSLDDAALLATEARAADAVINAASSDHRGAVEALIAALEGSNKPFLHTSGSSIVGDASGGEASDSVYTEDNLPEPTADKAPRVAIDNLVLEAAKRGVRSAVLCNTLIYGHGAIPQTASVQLPRLERQAKKSGVVRHVGRGMNIWSNVHIDDVVDAYRRALEKTPAGTFYFIESGEAQFRDMTTAMAQALGLRGPEDWPLDEAIKEWGYEMASYGLGSNSRVRGERARTLLGWQPKRDSVIEWIEKEMVR, from the coding sequence ATGAATGTTTTCGTGACAGGCGCGGGCGGTTTTATCGGCGGCTCGATTGCGGCGGGGCTCGTGCGCGACGGACATCGCGTGCGCGGACTCATCCGCCGCGCGGAGCAGGAAGAAGCGCTGAAGCGTGCGGGCATCGAACCGGTCGTCGGCAGCCTGGACGACGCCGCGCTTCTCGCCACCGAAGCGCGCGCCGCGGACGCGGTCATCAACGCGGCGAGCAGCGATCATCGCGGCGCGGTCGAAGCGTTGATTGCCGCGCTCGAGGGCTCGAACAAGCCCTTCCTGCATACGAGCGGGTCGAGCATCGTCGGCGATGCGTCGGGCGGCGAAGCGTCGGACTCCGTCTATACCGAGGACAATCTCCCCGAACCGACCGCCGACAAGGCGCCGCGCGTCGCCATCGACAATCTCGTGCTCGAAGCCGCGAAACGCGGCGTGCGCTCCGCCGTGCTCTGCAACACGCTCATCTACGGTCACGGCGCGATTCCGCAGACGGCCAGCGTGCAGTTGCCGCGGCTCGAGCGTCAGGCGAAGAAAAGCGGCGTCGTGCGGCATGTGGGGCGCGGGATGAACATTTGGTCGAACGTGCATATCGACGACGTCGTCGATGCCTACCGCCGCGCGCTCGAGAAGACGCCGGCGGGCACGTTCTATTTCATCGAGAGCGGCGAGGCGCAGTTCCGCGACATGACCACCGCGATGGCGCAGGCGCTCGGCCTGCGTGGGCCGGAAGACTGGCCGCTGGACGAAGCGATCAAGGAATGGGGCTACGAAATGGCGTCCTACGGTCTCGGCTCGAACAGCCGCGTGCGCGGCGAGCGCGCCCGCACGCTGCTCGGCTGGCAGCCGAAGCGCGATTCGGTCATCGAATGGATCGAAAAAGAGATGGTTCGGTGA
- a CDS encoding LysR family transcriptional regulator — protein MKTNTDELLVFVTVIDSGSMTAAAEALQQTVSGVSRTLTRLEKKLDATLVRRTTRRLQLTDEGELFLARARAILAAMDDAEEAISRRRERPAGRLRVDAASPFMLHCVVPQVRAFASLYPDISLELTSNERIVDLLEQRVDIAIRIGALQDSTLHARTLGSSRLRVLASPAYLAEHGEPRDTDELMRARLIGFTAPESLNDWPLRRGRSPFVTIEPAVRASSGETIRQLALDGGGIACLAEFMTAADIEAGRLRPILDDALEDVRQPISAVFYQSESMAARTRAFLDFLASRLAL, from the coding sequence ATGAAGACAAATACCGACGAACTGCTTGTTTTTGTCACCGTAATCGACAGCGGTTCGATGACGGCGGCGGCCGAAGCGCTCCAGCAGACCGTCTCGGGCGTGAGCCGGACGCTCACGCGCCTCGAAAAGAAACTCGACGCGACGCTCGTTCGCCGCACGACGCGCCGCCTGCAACTGACCGACGAGGGCGAACTTTTTCTCGCGCGCGCCCGTGCGATTCTCGCCGCGATGGACGACGCCGAAGAAGCCATCTCGCGCCGCCGCGAGCGCCCGGCCGGGCGGCTGCGCGTGGATGCGGCTTCGCCGTTCATGCTCCATTGCGTCGTGCCGCAGGTGAGGGCGTTCGCGTCGCTTTATCCTGACATCTCGCTCGAACTGACGAGCAACGAGCGCATCGTCGACTTGCTGGAGCAGCGCGTCGATATCGCCATACGCATCGGCGCGCTGCAGGATTCCACGCTGCACGCGCGTACGCTCGGCAGCAGCCGCTTGCGCGTGCTCGCGAGCCCGGCTTACCTTGCGGAACACGGCGAGCCGCGCGATACCGACGAACTGATGCGCGCACGGCTGATCGGCTTCACGGCGCCGGAGAGTCTCAATGACTGGCCGCTGCGTCGCGGCCGCTCGCCGTTCGTCACGATCGAGCCGGCTGTCCGCGCATCGAGCGGCGAGACGATCCGGCAGCTCGCGCTCGACGGCGGCGGCATTGCGTGTCTCGCGGAATTCATGACCGCCGCCGACATCGAAGCAGGACGCCTGCGCCCGATTCTCGACGACGCGCTGGAAGACGTGCGCCAGCCGATCAGCGCGGTGTTCTACCAGAGCGAATCGATGGCCGCGCGCACCCGCGCATTCCTCGACTTTCTCGCGAGCAGGCTCGCGCTTTGA
- a CDS encoding RidA family protein, which produces MPSIEAINAPGLPIPAGHYSHATRAGNLVCVSGQLPIRADGTHTGDLPFEEQAEQTLTNLRTVLEAAGASFADCIEVTVYLAGVEHWKAFNDIYARHFGAWKPARAVVPVGALHYGYLLEISARAWVEREPAQRG; this is translated from the coding sequence ATGCCATCCATCGAAGCCATCAACGCTCCCGGCCTGCCGATCCCGGCCGGCCATTACAGTCACGCGACGCGCGCGGGCAATCTCGTCTGCGTGTCGGGGCAGTTGCCGATACGCGCGGACGGCACGCACACCGGCGACCTCCCGTTCGAAGAGCAGGCCGAACAGACGCTGACCAACTTGCGCACCGTGCTCGAAGCGGCGGGCGCGAGCTTCGCCGACTGCATCGAAGTGACGGTTTATCTCGCTGGCGTCGAGCACTGGAAGGCGTTCAACGACATCTACGCGCGGCACTTCGGCGCGTGGAAGCCGGCGCGCGCCGTCGTGCCCGTCGGCGCGCTGCACTACGGCTATCTGCTCGAAATATCGGCGCGCGCGTGGGTTGAACGAGAGCCGGCGCAGCGCGGTTAG
- a CDS encoding acid phosphatase, producing MKENEELHHELPASSDAPADPARRRLLAAGVGLAGLSFGGCNLFDHKPATPKTAADIALDRTLAAKVRQIVVIYAENRSFTNLYGNYPGVQYPLSAAPASQYTQLDRDGVTPMPTLPKIWGGLVPQAQDVDGKRYAIAEQQIERLANGPFRLMDAHGEPLPNSVITRDLVHRFYQNQMQINAGRNNQFAAWGDSGGLVMGHYRNSADTLKLWGLAQQYTLCDNFFMSAFGGSWLNHIFLISAQAPYYPDAHNGPAAKLLAVVEGDDPAGSRLKLAPDSPRSALDGPPKFVRDGALTADGYAVNTMFPPYQPSNVKAAPGGDPRLADTSNALVLPPQSYATIGDRLSEKSVDWAWYSGAWQYALDHRDTGAVPDFQYHHQPFNYFRNFAPGTAARERHLRDAGLGDDPSTNRLLADIDAGRLPPVTFYKPQGNLNMHAGYADVASGDRHIANVIDHIRRGPQWENTVVIVTVDENGGWWDHVAPPKGDRWGPGSRIPALVVSPLAKKGHVDHTVYDTNSILRFISRVHGLAPLDGVAARDRAFAANGEAPLGDLTSSLDLA from the coding sequence ATGAAAGAGAACGAAGAACTGCATCACGAGCTTCCCGCCAGCAGTGACGCGCCCGCCGATCCCGCGCGGCGCCGGCTGCTCGCGGCGGGCGTCGGACTTGCCGGTCTGTCGTTCGGCGGCTGCAATCTGTTCGACCACAAGCCCGCGACGCCGAAGACCGCAGCCGACATCGCGCTCGACCGCACGCTCGCGGCGAAGGTGCGGCAGATCGTCGTGATTTATGCGGAGAACCGCAGCTTCACCAATCTCTACGGCAACTATCCGGGCGTGCAGTATCCGCTTTCGGCGGCGCCGGCCTCGCAGTACACACAGCTCGATCGCGATGGCGTCACGCCGATGCCTACCTTGCCCAAAATCTGGGGCGGCCTCGTGCCGCAGGCGCAGGACGTGGACGGCAAGCGCTACGCGATTGCGGAGCAACAGATCGAACGACTTGCGAACGGGCCATTTCGCCTCATGGACGCGCACGGCGAACCGCTGCCGAACAGCGTCATCACGCGCGATCTCGTGCATCGGTTCTACCAGAATCAGATGCAGATCAACGCGGGGCGCAACAACCAGTTCGCAGCGTGGGGCGACTCGGGCGGTCTGGTAATGGGCCATTACCGGAATTCGGCGGATACGCTCAAACTATGGGGCCTCGCGCAGCAATACACGCTGTGCGACAACTTTTTCATGTCCGCATTCGGCGGTTCCTGGCTGAACCACATCTTTCTGATCTCGGCTCAGGCGCCCTACTATCCCGACGCTCATAACGGGCCGGCCGCAAAGCTGCTGGCCGTCGTCGAGGGCGACGATCCCGCCGGCTCGCGCCTGAAGCTCGCGCCGGATTCGCCGCGATCCGCTCTGGACGGCCCACCGAAGTTCGTCCGCGACGGCGCGCTGACCGCCGACGGCTATGCCGTCAACACCATGTTCCCGCCGTATCAGCCGAGCAACGTGAAGGCCGCGCCCGGCGGCGACCCGCGTCTCGCCGATACGTCGAACGCGCTCGTGCTGCCCCCGCAGTCCTACGCGACCATCGGCGACCGCCTGTCGGAAAAAAGCGTCGACTGGGCGTGGTACAGCGGCGCGTGGCAATACGCGCTGGATCATCGCGATACGGGCGCGGTGCCCGACTTCCAGTATCACCACCAGCCGTTCAACTACTTCCGCAATTTCGCGCCGGGCACGGCCGCGCGCGAGCGGCATCTGCGCGATGCGGGCCTCGGCGACGATCCTTCCACGAACAGGCTGCTCGCGGACATCGACGCCGGCCGTCTGCCGCCCGTCACGTTCTACAAGCCGCAGGGCAATCTCAACATGCACGCGGGCTACGCGGACGTCGCCTCGGGCGACCGCCACATCGCGAACGTCATCGACCATATCCGGCGCGGACCGCAGTGGGAGAACACGGTCGTGATCGTCACCGTCGACGAAAACGGCGGCTGGTGGGACCACGTCGCGCCTCCGAAGGGCGACCGCTGGGGCCCCGGCTCGCGCATTCCGGCGCTCGTCGTTTCGCCGTTGGCGAAGAAGGGCCACGTCGATCACACGGTGTACGACACCAATTCGATCCTGCGCTTCATCTCGCGCGTGCACGGCCTCGCACCGCTCGACGGCGTCGCCGCGCGGGACCGGGCGTTCGCGGCGAACGGCGAAGCGCCGCTCGGCGATCTGACGAGCTCGCTGGATCTGGCCTAA
- a CDS encoding sulfite exporter TauE/SafE family protein — translation MSFPHIDLLYSASGLGVGFLVGLTGVGGGSLMTPLLVLLFGIHPATAVGTDLLYAAATKSAGTLVHGLKGSVDWRVTGRLAAGSVPAAAITLYFLHQNGVTSAGTARLIQSILGTALLITAVSLVFRPQLARFAYSKGRSRPENPARTAAWTVLTGAVLGVLVSITSVGAGAIGVTVLLLLYPRLATVRIVGSDVAHAVPLTLIAGAGHWMIGSVDWGLLLSLLVGSIPGIVIGSALSSKAPEALLRHVLAATLVLVGIKLVLS, via the coding sequence ATGTCATTTCCGCACATCGACCTACTTTATTCCGCCTCCGGGCTCGGGGTCGGCTTCCTCGTCGGCCTGACGGGGGTGGGCGGCGGCTCGCTCATGACCCCGCTTCTCGTGCTGCTGTTCGGCATCCATCCGGCGACGGCCGTCGGCACCGACCTCCTTTATGCCGCCGCAACGAAAAGCGCGGGAACGCTGGTGCACGGCCTGAAAGGATCGGTCGACTGGCGCGTCACAGGCCGACTCGCGGCAGGCAGCGTGCCCGCCGCCGCCATCACGCTCTACTTTCTGCATCAGAACGGCGTCACGTCCGCCGGCACGGCGCGGCTCATTCAGTCGATACTCGGCACGGCGCTGCTCATCACCGCCGTTTCGCTCGTCTTCCGCCCGCAGCTCGCGCGATTTGCCTACAGCAAGGGACGCAGCCGGCCCGAAAACCCCGCGCGCACGGCCGCCTGGACGGTTCTGACCGGCGCCGTTCTCGGCGTGCTGGTTTCGATCACCTCCGTGGGTGCGGGCGCAATCGGCGTGACCGTACTTCTGCTGCTTTATCCGCGCCTCGCGACGGTGCGCATCGTCGGCTCCGACGTGGCGCACGCGGTGCCCCTCACGCTGATTGCCGGCGCCGGACACTGGATGATCGGCTCCGTCGACTGGGGCCTGCTGCTTTCGCTGCTAGTGGGGTCCATTCCGGGCATCGTCATCGGCAGCGCGCTTTCGTCGAAGGCGCCCGAAGCGCTGCTGCGCCATGTGCTCGCCGCGACGCTCGTTCTCGTCGGAATAAAGCTCGTGTTGAGTTGA